Genomic segment of Mercurialis annua linkage group LG6, ddMerAnnu1.2, whole genome shotgun sequence:
TGTCAAACAAACAGTAAAATAAGATAGTAGGAAATTAATGGTTAATGCAATACCCACGTGGAAATTCATTGTTACATGGCACCTGCCACCGGATATAACGCGTCATCCTTCTAATGCTTGACACGTCACAAAACTGACCCAGTCAGAAGATTTCCGATTGAAGATAGATAATGCAATTAGCTCCGCTTTGTCTAACACCGTTCTCAACCAACCATGGCGACTGCGGTAGACTTCTGTCTTCTCCGTTCATCGCCGTCTCTCGTCCCGTCATTCTCAAAACCCGCCCCGAAATACAGACCCTCAAAACTCCGGTGCTCAATCACAGACCAATCCAGTACAATTACCGCCTCTAACACCGGACATTCTGCTCCAGCTGATTGTGTGATTGTCGGAGGCGGAATTAGCGGCCTATGCATCGCCCAAGCTCTCTCTACAAAACATCGCGACGTAGCCCCCAATGTGATTGTGACGGAGGCTAGAGATCGCGTCGGTGGCAACATCATCACCGTTGAAAAAGATGGTTATCTATGGGAAGAAGGACCAAACAGTTTCCAGCCCTCCGATCCTATGCTCACCATGGTGGTACGTAATTTACGTAAATTATGATAATCGAGTGAAATTGAATTTTCATTTCAAGGGTTTTGGTCAAAATCGGTTGATTgtgttataattttattgtttataattgcGGAAGAGGAGCGTCAATGCACGACCTTAGCAGCTGGCTAGCGCTTACACCATTTGAACTTGTTTTTGTAATTGCAGGTGGATAGTGGGTTGAAGGATGATTTAGTTTTGGGTGATCCAAATGCGCCGCGTTTTGTGCTTTGGGATGGGAAATTGAGGCCGGTACCGTCTAAACCAACCGACTTGCCGTTTTTTGACTTGATGAGCATTGGTGGAAAACTCAGAGCTGGATTTGGTGCTCTTGGAATTAGACCTCCACCACCAGTTTGTTCTCTCCACATTTCTTATTTTAACTGTATGCTTTTATATACACATTGTGTTGCTCCTGATTTTTGTATCTCATTAACTTTGTTTTTGtcataattgtaaaattttgttTAAGATGACAGGGACACGAGGAGTCGGTTGAAGAATTCGTCCGTCGTAACCTTGGTGATGAGGTTTTTGAGCGTCTGATAGAGCCTTTTTGTTCAGGTATAATAGAAACGTTATTTTCTTTAGCCTATATTCACTGCTAGCTGCATTTCGTTGAAAACTCTGGTGTTGTTTAAAACTGAGATAGCTTGAAAATGCGAGTATAAGTCTAAGTGATGTGCATTGCATATTTGCATTCGTTACTCATGTTTATTTGTTCGACAATTCAGAAAATCTTTTAGTATAGTGTCATTGTGAATCCACGCTGGACAATAGTAAATCCTCAATTCCTTGTTTTTCCAATTCTTTGCTTTCACTAAAGTAGTCATTTACTTTCTTTGTGGTTCATTTTGAGTAGGCTCTTAGAATTCATTTGCGGAATGTTCTATATCATTTTACTTCTATTGGGAAGCTGTAGGCTGTAGCATTACATGAATTCTGCTGTAATTAATTCCCACTGACCCTGCATAGTGTTGGtcttatatttataaatgatCATATAAGACAAGAGATTTGTTTATTACGGGTCAACACTGAATGAGATACACTGGCACCATCCAAAGAACACAAATTCAGTCAATAAACAGCTGGTCAGTTTCTTGCTATGAACTAATTCCTCAAACTTATTCTTCCACAAATGGAATTTTCCTTCagtgttaaaaattaaaatacaccTGTTATCTAATCTATGTTTTGACTGGTTATGCTACTTGGTTAATCTCACGGCTTTGTTATGTGCAGGTGTTTATGCGGGTAATCCTTCAAAATTAAGCATGAAGGCTGCATTTGGAAAAGTTTGGAAGCTGGAGCAAACTGGAGGCAGCATCATTGGTGGCACTTTCAAAGCAATCCAGGAGAGAAAAAAGACACCCAAGCCTCCTCGAGACCCGTAAAATTTTCTACCTCATCCGACCATTCTTTGTATCACTCCTTATCGCTTAATTCAATGTTTAAACTTTATTATATATCTCAGACGTCTACCGACACCCAAGGGACAAACAGTAGGATCCTTTCGGAAAGGACTTACCATGCTGCCTGATGCGATTGCCAAAAGGTAACACTTCTCTGGTTAGAATTCCATTTCATGAGAAGCATTTAATCTATTTGACTTGCTCTTATCATCCTTGACCATGAAATAACTCCATCAACAGCCATTCAATCATTTTCGTATTTGTTTATAAGATTTTGTGGCCCTGAATAGCTACGGTTATGTTGCAGGTTGGGTAGCAATGTAAAATTATCATGGAAGCTTTCTAGTATCACTAAATTAGACAATGGAGGATACAGCCTAACATATGAAACACCTGAAGGATCTGTTTCTCTGCAGGCCAAAAGTGTCGTGTTGACTGTCCCATCCCATATAGCAAGCTCCTTCTTGCATCCTCTCTCTGTATGTTTTGTTCTAAAGCCAATTCTCTACTATTTCCTTTTACATGTCATCAGTGAAAAGTTAATATTTGATATGAGTACAGCTGTTTTATTGTTTTAGTTTGAAAATCATTTCCAAGTTCCAACTAGTTCAGTATGTGAAGGAGATACAACTATTGAATGATAGTGCCGTCTTCCTACAGGTTTATCAGCTGGTTTTAAATACTGACTCCGAGTTTTATGGATGGATATGGTTTCAAAGAATATATGATATATTTCGGACACTCATGGTCCAGTGAACTTACCAGCTTATTAGAAATATCTGAACTCCAGCATATCTTCCCTCATCCTTTTGAAATTATGATTTAGTTCCATTATCAGCCCAAATTTTACATGATAAGCTAGATAATCTTTCTAGGGTTTAATAggctttttatttttcaaaaaaatgtaGCTGTCAATTTTTTCAGAATTAGTTGCCTATAAGTTATAATATGCTGAGTCTTTGAATGTCAACTAAAGggcttttttttcttcttgtgGAGTGATTGTTTGAGTGAATTCTTAGTTGCTGTaggttttttattttctaaaaaaaattatagagatCTTCATTGGTTTTTCTATTTATATGAAGAGCCGCTCACTATTAAACAATGATCTTTCACCGACTTGTTTGTCCTTTACCTGCACTTCCCGCTCTTTAATTTTTGACTTATCAAAATCAGTGATTTGCGATGTGTAATTGTTGTTTCCACATATTATTATGTTCTCAGGCTGCTGCTGCTGATGCCctatcaaaattttattatccaCCAGTTGCAGCAGTTTCCGTTTCATACCCAAAAGAAGCAATTCGGACTGAATGCTTAATTGATGGTGAGCTTAAGGGGTTTGGTCAGTTGCATCCACGCAGTCAAGGAGTGGAAACCTTAGGTGAGTGCTTTCTCATTTACCATAGCTTTGGCATATCATAAACATCGTCCTGCACCTAAAAGTCACAGCTTAAGCATGAATACAATAACAGAATATCCACCATATGTTTACTGAAAAATATCCCAAACTTAGCTTTTGTTTGGTTGATTTTGCAGGAACTATATACAGTTCATCTCTTTTTCCCAATCGAGCACCAGCAGGGAGGATTTTGCTCTTAAACTACATTGGAGGGGCCACCAACACAGGGATTTTGTCCAAGGTGAGACAAttggtaaaagtttgggttCCCGCTATAGATTTAGGACATATGATGGTGAACTTCAATCAATGACAACTATGTTTGTGGGGGTCATTGTTGATACGTCATCACATAATAGTTTCAGCTTGAAATTTATTGCGCTATGAATTTTGATATTTCATTTATTCCACATAGTTGCACTGCTAGCCTTTTGCACATTTACACCGAATTTATGAAATGATTGATTGGTTTAAATGTATTCACAAATCAATTTTAGAGCTTTGAAATACATTAGTATATATGGTTTCCTCGGTCAAATTTATTATTGACCATTTCTCTGTCTGCAGACGGACAGTGAACTAGTGGAAGCAGTTGACCGTGATTTGAGAAAGATACTGATAAAACCCAATGCAAAGGAGCCATTTGCACTAGGCGTGAGAATATGGCCTCAAGCCATTCCACAATTCTTGGTGGGTCATCTGGATATCTTAGATACCGCAAAAGGTGCTCTGAGAGATACCGGCTTGGAAGGGCTGTTCCTCGGGGGCAACTATGTATCAGGTGTAGCATTGGGTCGATGTGTAGAAGGAGCTTATGAAGTTGCAGATGAGGTCACCAATTTTCTCTCCCAATATGCTTATAAAAAAAGTTAGATGGTAAATGATTCATTAAATTTTTGTTCAAGGATGCCATTATGTTCTAGCTATATGCATAGATGATAGTTTTTCGCCGGCTGTTATGTGAAGTCATTGAGTAGCTCAATTTGCAGAGTTCTTCCTTACTATTTGTCATGTAATTATTCTCTGCTAACtttcatttaaatttctattgtAATTGTAAATGCTTGTTCATTTCAAATTAACCTGTCAAAAATACTAACATGTTGCTGTTGAACACCTTGTATACCCTCCCCTTACAATCATACGCTAGCTTCGGCAATGGAACTTCTTATGGTCTGATCAAGTGACAAGTCATCAATGTTCTGAGCTAGCGTAGCGATGGGCTAACCCAAATATACTTTGGTGCCGGGTGTTAGAGATAATAGAATATTTGGAGTCTAACCtactaatttgatttttttagaagaaaTAGTTCGTTGATATGGTATCACAGCTGAATAGAGTTTGACTTTTAgctacgaaataaaataaatttgtaccTATTTATGCTTTAAGTCCGATAGGCATTTGCATGAGTTGCATTAGAGATgatgaaatacttggattttcATCTATTAACTTGAAAAAAACCAATAGCTCAACTAATATATCTGCAGAATAGTATTCTGCTGAGTTCATTGGATCAAATATTTTCACAAgcgctaattttttttcctctttaaatgataaaaagacTTGAAAGAACCTTTCGAGTCGCTCTACTGAGGTGGACAATGAATCAATTGGACGTGTGGCTATTAACCTAAATAGTAATCATCTAGGTAGCACAAACACAGACTCGGGGACATTTGGATGCGGACATGGCGatgttattttaagattttctaTTTAACAAGTTTCGCGTTCGAAACATCAAATGTCTGAAACATTTCCGAAGCGGGACACGTTGATTGAAtaaagtgtccgtgctacctaggatCATTATTAGCTAGCAATATTTGGTTCCTTTGTATATATCAGCAAACCTCTGCATGACAGTAGATATGGACTACAAAATACCCATGTTggataaaaatatagaaatggAAAATGTTGAATGGAAAATAATGTAACAACATTTAAataggatataaataaaaaaaaaattagattttcaaatataaaaatacagaaCCCGAATATAAATTCTATAATTTGTCATACAGTAGCAAAATACTGGTATACCATACCGAAATACTATTGAAATTCGTATTTGGGCATGATGATAACTTTGGTCATCAAGACATCAGTGCCTTTTTCCTTTATAGAATAGCTCAAACAGACACTTGAAAAttcttttagaaatgtaaggcCGGCACTTTAATGGAGATTGCGACTCAAACAGGCGGCCGATTGTCTAGAAAGAGTTGGTAATTTCCACACCAAAGCAACAAAAAGTGATACTACAATTACAATTCATAACTTGAAAAAGCTCCATAAAGCAAGTGTCCCACCGTAGGATTAGGATAGGATGTAATTATGGAGACATAGGGAAATCAAATTCCCAAATCTTTGACTCTCCAAAATCAAAACTTCAAAGCTCATATATGGGTTATTGATTCTCGAGAATACtatattttcctttttctaCAGTTTGGTTATTGAGCTTCGAAacgttataaattaattttcatactATATTTCTAGTGATTCCGACATATATTTAGATAAAAATCGGCCAATTTATGCTTAATTAGGAGGCCGTCAAATTTCActaaatttttatcaaatttgagATACGAAGGCGACATGGTAAAAGGGCCCGGGATGTCTTCTGATAGTGTGGTTGATGAGACGAAATTGAAGCATAAACCGGTCGCCACAGACATAAGTTGGCCGGATTTCATTAGAAACCTGCCGCAATTACTATAAACATAATAAAGTAACCAATTTAtaacgttttgaagttcggtaaCCGAACagcagaaaaaagaaaatatagtaACCTCGAGCGTCAACTATCCGTCATTATACACATTAGACATGATgattgaaaaagaaagaaatataaaaacacAGCTCAGAGGTGGTAAGTAAGATTGAGGAGGGTGTGCTCAAGAACACTAATAAGTTGTTGTGGAGTAACTGAAAAGATGAAAGTGTAGTGTTTAATTAGAGACCAAAAAGTGGTATTGGAAGAAGTAAAAAGGAAGTGGTGGAAGCAAACATTATGGTAGGGGTGGTGGGGAACATttacttttatcttttttcttgGCTTGTTTCATCTTAATCCTTCCTACCTTATTACTTTCATTTCATTTGTCGTTTCTTTAGGTTCAAGCAAAGATTTCTTGTCCCTTTTACCTTAAACTAACAACTTTTATTTGGTGCTTACATTTATTGAACAAAATTTGCGCACACCAGGTGCTTTCATTTTAGAATTTAGTTCCACTTATTAGTTATTAGATAGTGTTAGaaaaatttattcttaattttaacTTGATAAAAGTTTATGTTTCTATTTAGTTTTTGGAAGGAGTATATactttttaacttaattttaactTCTAACATTTCATTGGTCGGACTCATaaactttttcatattaaatttttttgtacaAATCGGTGAATCACTCAAACCGATTGGACCATTAGCACCGATTAATTATAGTACTTTTATTCTTCTTTGTCAAAACTACAAAAAAATGCATAACATCAATGAACTTTAACTTAAATGACATATACGCTGAGTACaattctttcaaaattttgaaactgaatctcttcaaaaacgtcaaaatccTCCTCACCGGGTGTAATAATTGATAAAGAACAAAAGCAATGTGTAACAATTTATGATATATCTGTATTTTTATGAAACACTAGGAccataaaatacatataatctTGAAAGAAGGACATTAAAATGTTTCAATGTGTTTTATAGCAACATTGACGCATCAACATCTGGTATGGTTGTTTTATGGAAATATACAATGTCACAAATATTATTGAACCAACATATAGTTAATTTAGTTGATCAAATAATAAAACTATGCTCAAGTCCTCCTCCATGCGCATTACGATAATCTAATCCATTGAACTTTGATATGAAACTTCAATATTAATGCTTGTTTCTGCAGTGTACAAGGGTCCCAAATTCCAATACTTTAtgtctctattttttttaatctctaCCACTTGTCTACGTTCATCTCTTCGTTATTCAACATTATGCCCATATTACTAGTTTGGTCTTGGTCAACATCATCTTGTTACATCAAACATTATCCAGTTTCAAGCTTCCTCTAATCGATATTTGTAGGGGTGTTAGCACaaaccaacaaaaaaaatctaatcaaACCAAAGTTTTcatttagtaaatttttatttttttttggatttggttcgattattaattttaaataaccaACAAATTGGACTACGTATttaatgtaatttaaaaaaagtatatttttgttttaaaaatgataatattattctTATATGTTTAAATGCTAAATTACACAATATACATTAGaatttgatttccaaaattaattttgtttttatttgtatcttgagaatttaaaaaagaaccattattattgtatttttataaaaaaaaccagTCAAATTTtatctccttaatttaattcgGTTTGCATTCTCTATTAAATAccgttgattttaatatttttattatcgaaccgaaccaaactatcGCTTAGGCACTCCTAAATATTTGCAACAATGAATATTCCATAGCTCTTTGCTAAAAGATAcacaaaaataagaataaaatctaGGATTAATTACAATCACTCCTAATTTTAGgtagaaataattattttaaacatcTCATAATAAGAGCAAAACCCATAGAAATATAATAATAAGCACATGAACCACATTGAAAGTTAAGCTAAAACAAAAATGATGCCAAGCTAACTCTGTTCCTTATGGACACGTGTAGATGTCGGGCCAATGAGtaacataaaagaaaatgaCTGCCCCAATTcctcctatatatatatatcttcaAATCTAAGGTGGCGgctctaaatttaattaacaacttcaacatttagaaacaaaaaaattttaaaaatgggcAGAAGAGGCTCTTCtagttcttcttcttcacttGAAAGCACCAATTACCACCACAACACTGATCTCCGGCTTGGACTTAGCATCCCATCGTCCGATAATTCCATTCCGAGGTACGCTTTTCTATTTAATGTTACGAGTTTATGGACCGGAATgactcttttttttatatgttggcaaatatttgatttgtgttttttgtTGGGGGTCAGTGAGTCAAATTGGCCAGTTCTGAAGAAGGCATTAGCAGCAGAAGATGAATGCATGAATAATGCAACTTTTTATGTTAAAGTTTACATGGAAGGCATTCCAATTGGCAGAAAACTTGACTTATTAGCCCACTATGGCTACCATGATTTGATCTCGACCCTTGATCATATGTTCAACACTAATATTATCTGTTAAGTATCtttcttaattaattatctctcttttaagttctttttttattgttttatgaagaaatttgtttgattttattaatcaattatatattttgaattaagCAGGGGCTGAAATGGAATGTGAAAACTTTGACCAATGCCATGTGTTAACTTATGAAGACAAAGAAGGGGATTGGTTGATTGTTGGAGATGTTCCATGGGAGTAAGTGAAAGtattataaattagtatttaatatttttaaataattttattttttattattgcaattaaattaattttttttcataggATGTTCTTATCTTCTGTCAAAAGATTGAAGATCACAAGGGCAGAAATTTAGGGCAGTGTTGCAAGCTTTGTTTCTCAACCTGGATCCAATAGaaatatcaaatatgtaaaGTATGGTAGAGAAAATATGTTTGAGAATGATAGTTATGTACATTCCTTTTACAGATCAAATAGAAgaattttgttgttgtttaatttattttatacttttattgttattttaattaatttgatgcttttattgttgttttttattctgtttggaattttattattattgtcacTTGCGCGTAtctaaaaagtaataaaatttgaTCAAATAAGAGAATAATCCGACTCATATCCTCACTCCGCCGCATCCATTTAGATGAGAGTTTATCACCATTTTAATAAGTGTAAGAAAATGAACTATTCACTATTGTGTAGCTCGCACGACCCTTTGAGCCTCAATGAATAACATTTTTTAACAATTGTGACAATAATTAtctatatttacaaaattagaAAAGTCTAGTCGAACCATCGAGCAccgaataattaaataaaaatttatttaaatattaatataaagtaGCTAATAAATACTAGAATGAAAATGAGCTAGTAAAACACATTTCTAGCCttttatttggttcaattttaatGGTGAATGaattaacaataataaaaatcaatttcttACTTAATTCAATTCTAATCCAGCCATTAAAAGatctatttgaaattttaatagttaattccataaatattaaaacaaatatcaGTAAATATTCTTTAGTACacataacaaattaaatttattgaattttatttcaattcatttttattaaattattaaactctttctctttctttctcCTTGCATTGCCTCTCTCTCTAAAGATTTATTAATGAGTGAGAGAACTCTTCAAAGAATAtagattattttaataaattcaaataaaatcttaCTTACATATCAAGAGTAGGGTTGAGCAAAATTTTGTGCCGATTGAAGTAGCCGACCGAACTGATAACTTTTAGTCATATTGACTCGGTTTAGTCAAAGgtcaatttagttttattttttaattttttccaatttggttacaattttgaaaattaaaattaaccaaAGTGATCGAAtaagtgaataattaatttttttaatattataattttttttggtttttttggtttaattggaCCGACAATATTCAAAATAGCTTGGAgtaattttgaactttttttaatgaTCGGTTTGGTTCAGCTAGAGAATATTTCCGGTCAGTTTCAATTTCGAGTTTGGggaagttcggttcggttctaACCGAGACACGAGACAGGAAATTGGGTATGCTCAACTCTAGTCACGCGACATTTGCCATCTCGACCAAACTAACACTTACTTTTCTGTCcctaatctttttttcttgccATTTCTACCCtttcttttttttgatttcaaatCATAGTTTCATATCTTAAACGGCATAAATACAAACAAAAGAAATGATGTGACAAAGTTCGATAATGGTCTGGACAATTGATCATTAGTTTTGTTGGAGAaagtaaaaaaagtaaaagttatGTTGTAAAACTAAAACGTGTTCCTGCGACAGAAATACTTTTGATGATTCTGAAGATTTTAAGGAGCATCAAAAGTTGTTCATGTAGCTCCCTCACTTCTAAAGATTTCATTGCCAATTTCTATAACTACTAATCATTGCGTGGTGCTCCATAGATTTTgcatgatttgttttttaaaagagTTCTTTGTATTATTAAGCAAAAGCAAAATCTAAAGTGTACCAAGAACTTAACAAAGAGGTAGGTCATAGACTCATAGGTGTGTTTTGAATTCCAAAATTGATATCAAACATAAGTATAATTTAACTCGTGGGTTAATATGTTAACTACTACTACTAGCTATAATCATAgataccaatgagctatagctcaaatggtataagcgctaagcagtaAACTGCTAAGTCGTGGGTTTgtttcctcccacaagcgctctctcTTCccaattatccaaaaaaaaagaaaaaaaaagctataatcataaatattttaacaaacaCTACGAAGcttttataaaattgatttaataaattccTACAATTTGGAACAGTAGATTTCAAGATCTATAAAAACAATCACGTCGTTATAGGAGCATTATAAGCGGattcaaaatcataaacttaacatagacaataaaattttacttaattgAACGATTTATTATTTAACTTTCTCTAAAGTAAACAATATGTTGTTCATTTATTTTTGTGGCCCTTGTCTTTTACAATTACAATGCAATCCAATCTTTTAAATATACTAGTTTTGCGTTACGTGCtatacacgtggctcgtaacgtaactcgtcaataaacatattagtaaatttattcggttattaaatttttttccatgctaaatttatttttcttttagtttaataaccataattaaataattgacttaattttattaataatatctttaatattaataagatataaatttaaattataatatattgaccaaatacaatattttaattttgtagttaaatcaaactaaaagataggtattcctaataatttggagacaatttaattatttattatatactaaaactgaattggagataatttagctacatattctaattaggactttaattacaatagtgattaattaaataattaattagttaatgactataaaacttttatttagtaataaactgaaaaagattattCGGTAAATGTGCCTGTCCCCCCTCCCCCCTCCATCCGTGTTTTTATATAtggtatatattttttaaacagATCAATAAATCGTTATCCGGATGTCTCTACAACTTATCATTAGACGATTCAGTTCTTTATCGATTTTTGAACTATTCGGAAAAATGCctacaataatataatataaataaagtaaattcATATagataattaacaatttaaaatattattttcatatcaAATTTTAACCAATTTGGTTTCTAACCTTTATcggctaattttttttaactatttcatGAAATGGAAAATACATGCACTAATTATTCTCTCTCTCAAATTAAGTTGGCTTTTAATTGTAACCCAACAtcccaaaattattataatcagttatttataataagaatataggaaaatattaatttatccaCAAAAATTTAACGTAAGACAAGTTAATTTACTTCTGCCTCACACTAGTTATTTGTGTTCTAATTATCTTTCCAATTAATTAACTTTATCTTTATTCATTAATCAATTATTGTGACAAGAATTAAGAtcgacaaaataaaaattacatagaCAAGAAGagctatattattaaattttaaattaatcaattatcCGTACTactcataaagttttaaatttaaaaatttagatagaTATAATACAATTAAGcataatttaattgaattgcataattaaaaagagaagatggtaaataaatttgattgtacttgaaaCAATCCACTTATGTAAACTTACATATAAACAATGTgcttaaataaaaatgttttctacataaaaataaaaattaagataatatTTTGACGTCGATCCATTTTATAGAGGTTTTGatgttaaattttgttaaataagTGTTTGAATTGACTATGATAAACCATCAATTGATATCGCACGTTGAGGCTTTTCTATTGTGTTTTAGGAGACAATTCGACGAGCTGATAAATTGATTAGGAAATCTTTTGTTCGAGGAAGggctcagtttgatgagcttaGCTTAATTTTCCTTGAACAGCTTCAAAAAGTTCCATCAGCTCGACGAGTTGAGCCCCTCAATTGCTTAGATATTTTGGTTCGATAGACCCATTTAGCTTGACAATAACTTGACTCAGCTCGAGTTGACCTTCAACAatctaaattgtttttattttgcttcATTCTTTCAAAGTTTTGCCAAATATTGTGATTCTTAATCGGACGCACTTCATACATGACTTATCTACAATCCTTTTTCAAGCATAATATCTCAAGAAACATCAAGATTTATCATGTTTAAGTCATAAAAAATGTACACAACctaaaagaaatcaaattacTCGTATATACAAATTACTGAAGGATTAGCTCAGCATACCAACAAAAAAAGAAGTCGTGTTTGGTTTCATTTTTGTGAAAAtggtaaaaactaaaaaaga
This window contains:
- the LOC126688188 gene encoding auxin-responsive protein IAA30-like is translated as MGRRGSSSSSSSLESTNYHHNTDLRLGLSIPSSDNSIPSESNWPVLKKALAAEDECMNNATFYVKVYMEGIPIGRKLDLLAHYGYHDLISTLDHMFNTNIIWAEMECENFDQCHVLTYEDKEGDWLIVGDVPWEMFLSSVKRLKITRAEI
- the LOC126687445 gene encoding protoporphyrinogen oxidase 1, chloroplastic; its protein translation is MATAVDFCLLRSSPSLVPSFSKPAPKYRPSKLRCSITDQSSTITASNTGHSAPADCVIVGGGISGLCIAQALSTKHRDVAPNVIVTEARDRVGGNIITVEKDGYLWEEGPNSFQPSDPMLTMVVDSGLKDDLVLGDPNAPRFVLWDGKLRPVPSKPTDLPFFDLMSIGGKLRAGFGALGIRPPPPGHEESVEEFVRRNLGDEVFERLIEPFCSGVYAGNPSKLSMKAAFGKVWKLEQTGGSIIGGTFKAIQERKKTPKPPRDPRLPTPKGQTVGSFRKGLTMLPDAIAKRLGSNVKLSWKLSSITKLDNGGYSLTYETPEGSVSLQAKSVVLTVPSHIASSFLHPLSAAAADALSKFYYPPVAAVSVSYPKEAIRTECLIDGELKGFGQLHPRSQGVETLGTIYSSSLFPNRAPAGRILLLNYIGGATNTGILSKTDSELVEAVDRDLRKILIKPNAKEPFALGVRIWPQAIPQFLVGHLDILDTAKGALRDTGLEGLFLGGNYVSGVALGRCVEGAYEVADEVTNFLSQYAYKKS